The following are encoded together in the Ralstonia insidiosa genome:
- a CDS encoding type III pantothenate kinase, producing MTGLKAPHSAPARPLLLVDAGNTRIKWAWIASDVDALPVEPGDAPWQHAGARSHDQLAELVEDWRDCHALGVAPPEVWISAVAGPALRDALTARIARVFDGARVRIATSEAETAGLRNGYREPTQLGTDRWVGAVGARSLWPDTALLLVTAGTATTLDIVSPEGLFAGGLILPGITLMMRALSRNTAQLPEVDISTLSARDAVAPPWADNTQDAIALGCVTAQAGAIAQTWQTLQSQYPGPARCVLSGGARSALAPHLRMPFQMHDNLVLLGLQVLARANREGAATLA from the coding sequence ATGACAGGCCTGAAGGCTCCGCACTCGGCGCCCGCGCGGCCGCTGCTGCTGGTTGACGCCGGCAACACGCGCATCAAGTGGGCATGGATTGCCAGCGATGTCGATGCCCTGCCCGTGGAGCCCGGTGATGCGCCGTGGCAGCACGCTGGTGCCCGTTCACACGATCAGCTTGCAGAACTTGTTGAAGACTGGCGCGATTGCCATGCGTTGGGGGTCGCACCGCCCGAGGTGTGGATCAGCGCGGTGGCGGGCCCCGCGCTGCGCGACGCACTCACCGCACGCATCGCCCGCGTGTTCGACGGCGCGCGCGTGCGCATTGCCACATCGGAAGCCGAGACCGCCGGCCTGCGCAATGGTTATCGCGAACCCACGCAGCTCGGCACCGACCGCTGGGTGGGCGCGGTGGGCGCGCGCAGCCTGTGGCCCGACACCGCCCTGCTGCTGGTGACAGCCGGCACCGCCACCACGCTCGACATCGTCTCGCCCGAAGGCCTGTTTGCCGGCGGCCTGATCCTGCCCGGTATCACGCTGATGATGCGCGCGCTCTCGCGCAACACGGCGCAGTTGCCCGAAGTGGATATCAGCACCCTCAGCGCGCGCGATGCCGTTGCGCCGCCGTGGGCCGACAACACGCAGGACGCCATCGCCCTGGGCTGCGTCACGGCCCAGGCTGGCGCCATCGCGCAGACGTGGCAGACGCTGCAATCGCAATACCCCGGTCCGGCACGCTGCGTGCTGAGCGGCGGTGCGCGCTCGGCACTCGCTCCGCATCTGCGCATGCCGTTCCAGATGCACGATAATCTCGTGCTGCTTGGCCTGCAGGTACTGGCGCGCGCGAACCGGGAAGGGGCGGCGACGCTGGCATAA
- a CDS encoding ABC transporter ATP-binding protein — protein MTRPRHPQLEHPVAPPLTPARERVIEVRGVTKRYGNTTVLDNIDLDVFRGEVLSIVGGSGSGKTTLLRQVVGLEKPTSGTIHIFGEELTCQIGNDLQSMRNRWGMQFQHGALFSALSVIDNVALPMRELRTLPDAFIVRVAMLKLQMVGLKSTDADKMPSDLSGGMIKRVALARALSLEPELVFLDEPTAGLDPRASDDYVALIRELRQELGLTVVMVTHDLDTLVALSDRIAVLADRKVVAAKPVEQIIQIDHPFIKEYFLGERGKRALMALGPEMTEAVAAASLSLQDE, from the coding sequence ATGACGCGGCCACGCCATCCCCAGTTGGAACACCCGGTCGCGCCGCCCCTCACGCCGGCGCGCGAACGCGTGATCGAGGTGCGCGGCGTCACCAAGCGCTACGGCAACACAACGGTGCTCGACAACATCGACCTGGATGTTTTTCGCGGCGAGGTGCTCTCCATCGTGGGCGGTTCGGGCAGTGGCAAGACCACGCTGCTGCGCCAGGTGGTTGGGCTGGAGAAGCCCACCTCGGGCACCATCCACATCTTTGGCGAGGAGCTGACCTGCCAGATCGGCAACGATCTGCAGTCGATGCGCAATCGCTGGGGCATGCAGTTCCAGCATGGCGCGCTGTTTTCGGCGCTGTCGGTGATCGACAACGTAGCATTGCCGATGCGCGAGTTGCGTACGCTGCCCGATGCCTTCATTGTGCGGGTGGCGATGCTCAAGCTGCAGATGGTGGGGCTCAAATCCACCGACGCCGACAAGATGCCGTCGGACCTGTCCGGCGGCATGATCAAGCGCGTGGCACTGGCGCGGGCGTTGTCGCTGGAGCCGGAACTCGTCTTTCTGGACGAGCCCACCGCCGGCCTGGACCCGCGCGCTTCTGATGACTACGTTGCCCTCATCCGCGAGCTGCGCCAGGAACTGGGCCTGACCGTGGTGATGGTGACGCACGACCTGGACACGCTGGTGGCGCTGTCCGACCGCATTGCCGTGCTGGCCGACCGCAAGGTGGTGGCGGCCAAGCCGGTGGAGCAGATCATTCAGATCGACCATCCGTTCATCAAGGAGTACTTCCTGGGTGAGCGGGGCAAGCGGGCCCTGATGGCATTGGGCCCTGAGATGACGGAAGCGGTGGCCGCCGCCTCGCTTTCGCTGCAGGACGAGTAG
- a CDS encoding SPOR domain-containing protein: MTLRLALLLLLLVNGVLLAANTGVFGPNVPSAWFESDREPERMQRQIRTEGIRILEPAPAAGTAAPQTAPASSPAASGASADTKASAEHTALAADTAGSCTELGGLTDAQAAKGLDQLKQVVGVQVERITRQEDNRWWVHMPARDTRDEAERKVAELKRRNVADSAIVQEGNTFVVSLGLFRDKERAQQRLDELRAKDVRTAVVTQTRRLGAQTALRVTATADAASGVAAQLATLKKTLGADELRACTASAANVTASR, translated from the coding sequence ATGACGCTTCGCCTCGCCCTGCTGCTCTTGCTGCTCGTCAACGGCGTGTTGCTGGCGGCCAATACCGGCGTGTTCGGGCCGAACGTGCCCTCGGCCTGGTTCGAAAGCGACCGAGAGCCGGAGCGCATGCAGCGCCAGATCCGCACCGAAGGAATCCGCATTCTTGAACCTGCGCCCGCCGCCGGCACCGCCGCGCCCCAGACTGCGCCTGCGTCGTCGCCCGCAGCATCCGGCGCATCGGCTGACACCAAGGCCAGTGCGGAACACACGGCGCTTGCCGCAGACACGGCGGGCAGTTGCACCGAACTCGGCGGCCTGACCGACGCGCAGGCTGCAAAGGGCCTCGATCAGCTCAAGCAAGTGGTTGGCGTACAGGTCGAACGCATCACGCGCCAGGAAGACAACCGCTGGTGGGTCCACATGCCCGCCCGCGACACGCGTGACGAGGCCGAGCGCAAGGTGGCCGAACTCAAGCGCCGCAACGTGGCTGACTCGGCCATCGTGCAGGAAGGGAATACGTTTGTGGTGTCGCTGGGCCTGTTCCGCGACAAGGAACGCGCACAACAGCGTCTGGATGAGCTGCGCGCCAAGGACGTACGCACCGCCGTGGTCACGCAAACGCGCCGGCTCGGCGCGCAGACCGCGCTGCGGGTGACCGCCACCGCTGATGCGGCCTCGGGCGTTGCAGCGCAACTCGCTACCCTCAAGAAGACACTCGGCGCCGATGAACTGCGCGCCTGTACCGCCTCTGCGGCAAACGTCACCGCATCGCGCTAA
- the rfaE2 gene encoding D-glycero-beta-D-manno-heptose 1-phosphate adenylyltransferase: MTVRQPAPAFEQKICDVADVEARVRALPRPIVFTNGVFDILHRGHATYLAQARALGASLVVGVNTDASVRMLGKGDDRPLNTQDDRLAVLAALESVSLVVLFAERTPVELIQRVRPDIYVKGGDYDIDALEETRVVRSWGGTALAIPFEHDRSTTALLKRVRATS; this comes from the coding sequence ATGACCGTTCGCCAGCCCGCACCCGCCTTTGAACAGAAGATCTGCGACGTCGCCGATGTGGAGGCTCGCGTGCGCGCCTTGCCGCGCCCGATCGTCTTCACCAATGGCGTGTTCGACATCCTGCACCGCGGACACGCCACGTATCTGGCGCAGGCACGTGCGCTGGGGGCATCGCTGGTGGTGGGTGTGAATACCGATGCTTCGGTGCGCATGCTGGGCAAGGGTGATGATCGCCCGCTCAATACGCAGGACGATCGCCTGGCCGTGCTAGCGGCGCTGGAATCGGTCAGCCTCGTGGTGCTGTTTGCCGAGCGCACGCCGGTCGAACTCATTCAGCGCGTGCGCCCCGACATCTACGTCAAGGGCGGCGACTACGACATCGACGCGCTGGAAGAAACGCGTGTGGTGCGGAGCTGGGGCGGGACGGCGCTGGCGATCCCGTTCGAGCACGATCGCTCGACCACCGCGCTGCTCAAGCGCGTGCGCGCAACGTCCTGA
- a CDS encoding MlaE family ABC transporter permease, giving the protein MITCRTPQLEVRVVDGKSVAFLSGDWTTLALAERAGVRSARQQIRAGLDNANAWCLTEVGRIDHFGAQLLWRAWGNAWPEHLDARPDQRRMIDRVAKLDPGGWKKRLAPRINPVAILGNGMFDFFDHARDGIAMVGQLMFDFGRFLRAPHLGPWREISANVYSTGYRALGITALVGFLIGIVLSYLSANQLRVFGASIFIVNILGMSIIRELGPVLAAILVAGRSGSAITAQIGVMRVTEELDAMRVMGISHGFRLILPKVIALAIAMPLLVAWTDLLALGGGILAAKFQLDISPTYFITSLPDAVPVANLWLGIGKGVVFGMLIALVACHFGLRIQPNTQSLGEGTTTSVVVSITIVILADAVFAILFKDVGI; this is encoded by the coding sequence TTGATCACCTGCCGTACGCCCCAGCTTGAGGTTCGCGTTGTCGACGGGAAATCCGTCGCCTTCCTCTCCGGCGACTGGACCACGCTTGCGCTGGCCGAGCGGGCTGGCGTGCGCAGCGCGCGCCAGCAGATTCGCGCCGGGCTGGACAACGCCAACGCGTGGTGCCTGACCGAAGTTGGTCGCATCGATCACTTCGGCGCGCAATTGCTCTGGCGCGCCTGGGGCAACGCGTGGCCCGAACACCTCGATGCCCGCCCCGACCAGCGCCGCATGATCGACCGCGTCGCCAAGCTCGACCCGGGTGGCTGGAAGAAACGCCTGGCGCCGCGCATCAACCCGGTGGCGATCCTCGGCAACGGCATGTTCGATTTCTTCGACCATGCCCGCGACGGCATCGCCATGGTCGGCCAGTTGATGTTCGATTTCGGGCGGTTCCTGCGCGCGCCGCACCTCGGCCCCTGGCGCGAGATTTCCGCCAATGTCTACAGCACCGGCTACAGGGCGCTCGGTATCACGGCACTGGTCGGCTTCCTGATCGGCATTGTGCTGAGCTACCTGTCGGCCAATCAGTTACGCGTGTTCGGGGCCAGCATCTTCATCGTCAACATTTTGGGGATGTCCATCATCCGCGAGCTGGGGCCGGTGCTGGCAGCCATCCTGGTGGCGGGGCGCTCAGGCTCGGCCATCACCGCGCAGATCGGCGTGATGCGGGTGACCGAAGAGCTCGATGCGATGCGCGTGATGGGCATCTCGCACGGTTTCCGGCTGATCCTGCCCAAGGTGATTGCGCTGGCGATTGCCATGCCGCTGCTGGTGGCGTGGACCGACTTGCTGGCGCTGGGCGGCGGCATCCTGGCGGCCAAGTTCCAGCTCGACATCAGTCCGACCTATTTCATTACCTCGCTGCCCGATGCGGTGCCGGTGGCCAACCTGTGGCTTGGCATCGGCAAGGGCGTGGTATTCGGCATGCTGATTGCGCTGGTGGCGTGCCACTTTGGTTTACGCATCCAGCCCAACACGCAGAGTCTGGGCGAGGGCACGACCACCTCGGTGGTGGTGTCGATCACCATCGTGATCCTGGCGGACGCGGTGTTCGCCATCCTCTTCAAGGACGTCGGCATATGA
- a CDS encoding VanZ family protein, with the protein MPDLHTQPSTPTPHRHSPLARAGLACFVFLVVYASLYPFAGWTDTGVSPFAYLTAPLPRYNTVFDVVTNVWGYMPLGMLTVLALHPRITGWRAVLIALGAGLLLSGAMEAIQTYLPTRVSSNVDLATNTLGALLGAIVMLPFSARLIDRGGLRRLRRHWFEPHATFAILLLLLWPFAQIFPQEFLFSMGGVIRSIVLDPSPDAFLTSVINSWFPELFDWHDRLQAHPEALQRQELLEALITACSWIGTGLLATVAMRRGAPLLRLLAALLASALLLKAGATLLQFPLAGAWDWLSSGARFGLVVGSLVLVLLVRLPRWLRGALAMTLLMALILLSNVLPPSPYSWVSAQSWRLGRFVHFNSLSQWIGWLWPFLGLGYLAWRAEQTQLERRANRPQD; encoded by the coding sequence GTGCCGGACCTCCACACACAACCTTCCACGCCTACCCCGCATCGCCACTCGCCGCTCGCACGCGCCGGGCTGGCCTGTTTCGTCTTCCTGGTGGTCTACGCGAGCCTGTATCCATTTGCGGGATGGACGGACACCGGGGTCTCGCCGTTTGCGTACCTGACCGCGCCGCTGCCGCGCTACAACACCGTCTTCGACGTGGTCACCAACGTGTGGGGCTACATGCCGCTGGGCATGCTGACGGTGCTGGCGCTGCATCCACGCATCACTGGCTGGCGCGCGGTGCTGATCGCGCTGGGGGCCGGATTGCTGCTCTCGGGCGCGATGGAGGCCATCCAGACGTATCTGCCGACGCGCGTGTCGTCCAATGTGGATCTGGCGACCAATACGCTGGGTGCGCTGCTGGGGGCGATTGTCATGCTGCCGTTCTCGGCGCGGCTGATCGACCGGGGCGGGCTGCGCCGCCTGCGCCGCCACTGGTTCGAGCCGCATGCCACCTTTGCGATCCTGCTGCTGTTGCTGTGGCCGTTCGCGCAAATTTTTCCGCAGGAATTTCTCTTCAGCATGGGCGGGGTGATCCGTAGCATCGTGCTGGATCCGTCGCCGGACGCTTTCCTCACCAGCGTCATCAACAGCTGGTTTCCGGAACTGTTCGACTGGCATGACCGGCTGCAGGCACACCCCGAGGCCCTGCAGCGCCAGGAATTGCTGGAGGCGCTCATTACCGCCTGCAGCTGGATCGGCACCGGGCTGCTGGCCACCGTGGCCATGCGCCGGGGTGCGCCGCTGCTGCGCCTGCTGGCGGCGTTGCTGGCGAGCGCGCTGCTGTTGAAGGCCGGGGCGACACTGCTGCAGTTTCCGTTGGCCGGCGCGTGGGATTGGCTCTCATCCGGCGCGCGTTTCGGGCTGGTGGTGGGCTCGCTGGTGCTGGTGCTGCTGGTGCGCCTGCCGCGCTGGCTGCGCGGCGCGCTGGCGATGACGCTGCTGATGGCGTTGATCCTGCTGTCCAACGTGTTGCCGCCGAGCCCGTACTCGTGGGTGTCGGCGCAAAGCTGGCGGCTTGGGCGCTTCGTCCATTTCAATAGTCTGTCGCAATGGATCGGCTGGCTGTGGCCGTTCCTCGGCCTCGGCTACCTTGCCTGGCGGGCCGAGCAGACCCAGCTGGAGCGGCGTGCCAACCGGCCCCAAGACTGA
- a CDS encoding ABC-type transport auxiliary lipoprotein family protein, whose amino-acid sequence MSMLSAVLCPTLSRALALSAPLLLVTALAACSSAPVAPAALYDFGLAPTAASGARLPTALRVAEVAGPSWMDGIAIYYRLAYAQSQRTDAYANSRWVESPVNLFDARLRNAAAARGQVVGYAGQEVPMLRVELVDFSQVFDQPGASRGVVRLRATVFKSREVVDQRVVQADAPAPSADAAGGVAALTQASDRAIGEVLDWVAALPLAAHTPTAASQPAVRAH is encoded by the coding sequence ATGTCGATGTTGTCTGCTGTCTTGTGTCCCACACTCAGCCGCGCGCTTGCGCTGTCCGCCCCGCTGTTGCTCGTGACGGCGCTGGCTGCGTGCTCCAGCGCACCGGTTGCGCCGGCTGCGCTCTACGATTTCGGTCTCGCGCCAACGGCCGCCAGTGGCGCGCGCCTGCCCACCGCGCTGCGCGTGGCCGAGGTGGCCGGCCCGAGCTGGATGGATGGCATTGCCATCTACTACCGCCTCGCCTACGCACAAAGCCAGCGTACCGACGCGTATGCCAACAGCCGCTGGGTGGAATCGCCGGTGAACCTGTTCGATGCCCGCCTGCGCAACGCCGCCGCCGCGCGCGGCCAGGTGGTCGGCTATGCCGGGCAGGAGGTGCCGATGCTGCGTGTCGAACTGGTCGACTTTTCGCAAGTGTTTGACCAGCCGGGTGCGAGCCGGGGGGTGGTACGCCTGCGGGCGACGGTGTTCAAGTCGCGTGAGGTGGTCGACCAGCGCGTGGTGCAGGCCGACGCACCCGCCCCGAGCGCCGATGCGGCCGGCGGCGTGGCGGCGCTCACGCAGGCATCCGATCGTGCCATCGGCGAGGTGCTCGACTGGGTGGCAGCGCTCCCGCTGGCTGCCCACACGCCCACGGCGGCATCGCAACCGGCCGTGCGCGCACACTGA
- a CDS encoding MlaD family protein: MENKAHAFLAGLFTIGLVIFVALAVTWFNRDQTVRVPYDVVTRSTVNGLNPQAAVKYRGLDVGKVDSIRFDDKVPGQIVVRVLVDKDAPITTTTYGRLAYQGVTGLAYVQLDDRGFDQGNGSGKRAPNPEHLATSAKEPARIRMEAGFLDELDKRGDQMLSKLDQTLNSLSIMFDDEHRQQLTNTMQSFQTTMDAYSTLAKQAEPTLRKLPQIADNLDATITSTRKLSQTLSDPKGPLLTTISGAGSDLATATQSMQSAANVLTYETLPQLNGFAREARQAVRGFDNAVTSFNARPQSVLFGPAPGSPGPGETGFTAPAARQP, from the coding sequence ATGGAAAACAAAGCCCACGCATTTCTGGCCGGGCTGTTCACGATCGGGCTGGTGATCTTTGTTGCGCTCGCCGTGACGTGGTTCAACCGCGACCAGACCGTGCGCGTGCCGTACGACGTGGTCACCCGCTCGACGGTCAACGGGCTGAACCCGCAGGCCGCCGTGAAGTACCGCGGCCTGGATGTCGGCAAGGTCGACAGCATCCGCTTTGACGACAAGGTGCCGGGGCAGATCGTGGTGCGTGTGCTGGTGGACAAGGATGCGCCCATCACCACCACCACCTATGGCCGGCTGGCGTACCAGGGCGTGACCGGCCTTGCCTACGTGCAGTTGGACGATCGCGGATTCGATCAGGGTAACGGCAGCGGCAAGCGCGCACCCAATCCGGAGCACCTCGCCACCTCGGCCAAGGAACCGGCCCGCATCCGCATGGAAGCGGGCTTCCTGGATGAACTGGACAAGCGCGGCGACCAGATGCTCTCCAAGCTGGATCAGACGCTGAACTCGCTGTCGATCATGTTTGACGACGAGCACCGCCAGCAGCTCACCAACACGATGCAGTCGTTCCAGACGACCATGGACGCCTACAGCACGCTTGCGAAACAGGCCGAGCCGACCCTGCGCAAGTTGCCGCAGATTGCCGACAACCTGGACGCGACGATCACGTCCACGCGCAAGCTGTCGCAAACGCTGTCTGATCCCAAGGGCCCGCTGCTGACGACGATTTCCGGCGCGGGCTCGGACCTGGCCACCGCCACCCAGTCGATGCAATCGGCCGCCAATGTACTGACGTACGAGACGCTGCCGCAGCTCAACGGCTTTGCGCGTGAGGCCCGTCAGGCCGTGCGCGGTTTCGACAACGCCGTGACGAGCTTCAACGCCCGGCCGCAAAGCGTGCTGTTTGGTCCCGCGCCCGGATCGCCCGGCCCCGGTGAGACCGGTTTCACGGCGCCCGCTGCCCGCCAGCCCTGA
- a CDS encoding phosphocholine-specific phospholipase C: MTSKSRRGFLRSAAQLAAASAAMGAVPEGIRQALAIPAHNAHRNIEDVQHIVILMQENRSFDHYFGTLKGVRGYGDTRTITLPTGKSVWHQPVAGGVGEVLPFRPSAPDLGLQFLQDLPHGWNDTHAAVNGGRYDGWVPHKGTTTMAYLTRQDIPFHYALADAFTICDAYHCSTPTSTDPNRYYMWTGYVGNDNVGGGPVIDNAEAGYGWSTYPEVLEAAGISWKIYQDIGTGLNAAGSWGWTSDAYIGNYGDNSLLYFHQYQNAQPGTPLYDKARTGTNASAGDGYFDILKRDVQNGTLPQVSWIAAPEAFSEHPNWPANYGAWYIDQVLQILTSNPEVWSKTAVFITYDENDGFFDHLVPPFASSGSNGLSTVDTTGEYFPGNAKYGAGSYGLGVRVPMLVVSPWSKGGFVCSETFDHTSIIRFIEQRFKRTHNVKSPNISKWRRAVCGDLTSAFNFATPNEVVPALPSTAAYVPKDHARHPDYIPLPPLLQAVPKQERGVRPARALPYELFVRGRHDEAAAKFQLDFVNTGDVGAAFLVYTAGSVDAPRTYTVEAGKRLSDKLPVGAGGAYDFTVHGPNGFLRRFAGKLTLSGLLHPQGRRALEVKEGYDVANGNLELRLINHGRAHTTFTIKSAYTGESVQREVRGGDDASVYLDLRGQHAWYDLTITASTDAGFQRRLAGHVETDRPSVSDPALGA, encoded by the coding sequence ATGACCTCCAAGAGCCGCCGTGGTTTTCTCCGTTCCGCCGCCCAATTGGCTGCTGCATCCGCAGCCATGGGTGCGGTGCCCGAAGGTATTCGCCAGGCGCTGGCGATTCCCGCCCATAACGCGCACCGCAATATCGAGGACGTGCAGCACATCGTGATCCTCATGCAGGAAAACCGCTCGTTCGACCACTACTTCGGCACGCTCAAGGGCGTGCGCGGGTATGGCGATACGCGCACGATCACGCTACCGACCGGCAAGAGCGTGTGGCACCAACCGGTCGCTGGTGGTGTGGGTGAAGTGCTGCCGTTCCGCCCGAGCGCGCCCGATCTGGGCCTGCAATTCCTGCAAGACCTGCCGCACGGCTGGAATGACACGCATGCTGCCGTCAACGGCGGCCGCTACGACGGCTGGGTCCCGCACAAGGGCACCACCACGATGGCGTATCTCACGCGCCAGGACATTCCGTTCCACTACGCGCTGGCCGACGCCTTCACCATCTGCGACGCCTACCACTGCTCCACGCCCACCTCGACCGACCCGAACCGCTACTACATGTGGACGGGCTATGTCGGCAACGACAACGTCGGCGGCGGCCCGGTGATCGACAACGCGGAAGCCGGCTACGGTTGGTCCACCTATCCGGAAGTGCTCGAAGCCGCCGGCATCTCGTGGAAGATCTACCAGGACATCGGCACCGGCCTGAATGCCGCCGGCTCGTGGGGCTGGACGAGCGACGCCTACATCGGCAACTACGGCGACAACTCGCTGCTGTACTTCCACCAGTACCAGAACGCGCAGCCGGGCACCCCGCTGTACGACAAGGCGCGCACCGGCACCAACGCATCCGCCGGCGACGGCTACTTCGACATCCTCAAGCGCGACGTGCAGAACGGCACGTTGCCGCAGGTGTCGTGGATTGCCGCACCAGAGGCCTTCTCCGAGCATCCGAACTGGCCGGCCAACTACGGTGCGTGGTACATCGACCAAGTCCTGCAGATCCTCACCTCCAACCCCGAGGTGTGGAGCAAGACCGCCGTGTTCATCACCTACGACGAGAATGACGGTTTCTTCGACCACCTCGTGCCGCCGTTCGCATCGTCGGGCAGCAATGGTTTGTCCACCGTCGACACCACGGGCGAGTATTTCCCGGGCAACGCCAAGTACGGCGCGGGCAGCTACGGCCTGGGCGTGCGTGTGCCGATGCTGGTGGTGTCGCCGTGGTCCAAGGGCGGCTTCGTCTGCTCGGAAACGTTCGACCACACCTCAATCATTCGCTTCATCGAGCAGCGCTTTAAGCGCACGCACAACGTCAAGTCGCCGAACATCTCGAAGTGGCGCCGTGCGGTGTGCGGCGATCTGACGTCGGCGTTCAACTTCGCCACGCCCAACGAGGTGGTGCCGGCGCTGCCGAGCACCGCGGCCTACGTGCCGAAGGACCATGCACGCCATCCGGACTACATCCCGCTGCCGCCGCTGCTGCAAGCCGTGCCCAAGCAAGAGCGCGGCGTGCGTCCGGCGCGTGCGCTGCCGTATGAGCTGTTCGTGCGCGGCCGCCACGACGAGGCCGCTGCCAAGTTCCAGCTCGACTTCGTCAACACGGGCGACGTGGGCGCGGCCTTCCTCGTCTACACCGCCGGCAGCGTGGATGCGCCGCGCACCTACACGGTGGAGGCCGGCAAGCGCCTGTCGGACAAACTGCCGGTGGGTGCCGGCGGTGCATACGACTTCACGGTGCACGGCCCGAATGGCTTCCTGCGCCGCTTTGCCGGCAAGCTCACGCTGTCGGGCCTGCTGCATCCGCAAGGCCGCCGCGCGCTGGAAGTGAAGGAAGGCTACGACGTGGCCAACGGCAACCTGGAGCTGCGCCTGATCAACCACGGCCGCGCGCACACGACTTTCACGATCAAGAGCGCCTACACGGGGGAGAGCGTGCAGCGTGAAGTGCGTGGTGGGGATGATGCCTCGGTGTACCTGGACCTGCGTGGTCAGCACGCCTGGTACGACCTGACCATTACGGCCAGCACCGACGCCGGCTTCCAGCGCCGCCTGGCCGGCCACGTAGAGACGGATCGCCCGAGCGTGTCGGACCCGGCACTCGGCGCATAA
- a CDS encoding biotin--[acetyl-CoA-carboxylase] ligase, whose protein sequence is MSLAEPSARWRLTRERIQPSGPAADWPVEVVEATGSTNADLMVAVRNTAWPAKAAGPGQAPLLSARVLAAQRQTAGRGRQGRPWDGDHGLTFSIACAFAGEPALLGGLSLAVGVAVADAVATYAETHGGSAQALALKWPNDVQIAGRKLAGILVETVRTAPGQTWAVIGIGLNLERPHVLESTLGRELSGVEELVDAPEPNGVFSALLTALGEHLQRFGAQGLAPFVAPFAARDAFAGERVRLWQDGTVVLEGVAHGIDARGRLAIESGGRVQWIHSGEVSLRGAKDAQLQERP, encoded by the coding sequence ATGTCTCTTGCCGAACCCTCCGCGCGCTGGCGCCTCACGCGCGAACGCATCCAGCCCAGCGGCCCGGCTGCCGATTGGCCGGTCGAGGTGGTCGAGGCCACCGGCTCCACCAACGCCGACCTGATGGTGGCCGTGCGCAACACCGCTTGGCCTGCCAAGGCCGCTGGCCCAGGCCAGGCGCCGCTGCTGTCCGCCCGTGTGCTGGCCGCCCAGCGCCAGACCGCCGGACGCGGCCGCCAGGGCCGCCCGTGGGATGGCGATCACGGGCTGACCTTCTCCATCGCCTGCGCCTTTGCCGGTGAACCGGCGCTGCTCGGCGGCCTGAGTCTGGCGGTGGGTGTGGCCGTTGCGGATGCCGTGGCAACCTACGCCGAAACCCATGGCGGCAGCGCACAGGCCCTGGCACTCAAATGGCCGAACGACGTGCAGATCGCCGGGCGCAAGCTGGCCGGCATCCTGGTCGAGACCGTGCGCACCGCGCCCGGACAGACCTGGGCCGTGATCGGCATCGGCCTGAATCTGGAGCGCCCGCACGTGCTGGAAAGTACGCTGGGCCGTGAGCTGTCGGGCGTGGAAGAACTGGTGGATGCGCCGGAACCGAACGGGGTATTTTCCGCACTGCTCACTGCGCTGGGGGAACACCTGCAGCGCTTTGGTGCGCAGGGCCTCGCGCCTTTCGTTGCGCCATTTGCCGCACGCGACGCGTTTGCCGGCGAGCGCGTGCGCCTGTGGCAGGACGGCACCGTCGTGCTCGAAGGCGTGGCCCACGGTATTGATGCACGAGGTCGACTGGCGATCGAATCGGGCGGCCGCGTGCAGTGGATCCACAGCGGCGAGGTCTCGCTGCGCGGCGCAAAAGATGCGCAACTGCAGGAGCGGCCATGA